One stretch of Aquimarina sp. Aq107 DNA includes these proteins:
- a CDS encoding VWA domain-containing protein — translation MKEKKGFLKKGFAFKNYEAPEQSPFDKLFDIFQEIITHTSGDLDEALDWMRELDKEYKLTTEEYTLDDFIEDLKKKGYIREEIKPDGKGGMSITAKTERAIRKRALDQIFGNLKRSGSGNHRTKYTGRGDEHAGEYRNYQYGDGLERISITESLKNAQINHGIGDLHLTEDDLVVEETQYKAQMSTVLMIDISHSMILYGEDRITPAKKVAMALAELITTRYPKDTLDILVFGNDAWPIAIKDLPYLQVGPYHTNTVAGLQLAMDMLRRKRNTNKQIFMITDGKPSCLRMPDGQYYKNSNGLDRNIVNKCYMMAQQARKLHIPITTFMIAQDPYLMQFVREFTHANQGKAFYTGLKGLGEMIFEDYEANRKKRIKG, via the coding sequence ATGAAAGAGAAAAAGGGATTTTTAAAAAAAGGGTTCGCTTTTAAAAACTATGAAGCACCTGAGCAATCTCCATTTGATAAGCTTTTTGATATTTTTCAGGAGATTATTACTCACACTTCTGGCGACCTAGATGAGGCTTTGGATTGGATGAGAGAATTGGATAAAGAGTACAAACTTACCACAGAAGAATACACATTAGATGATTTTATTGAGGATTTAAAGAAAAAAGGATATATCCGAGAGGAAATCAAACCTGATGGAAAAGGCGGAATGTCTATTACAGCTAAGACAGAAAGAGCAATTCGTAAAAGGGCATTAGATCAAATTTTTGGTAATTTAAAGCGTAGTGGATCAGGAAACCATAGAACTAAATATACAGGAAGAGGAGATGAACATGCAGGAGAATATAGGAATTATCAATATGGTGATGGATTAGAAAGAATATCAATTACAGAAAGTTTAAAAAATGCTCAGATTAACCATGGTATCGGAGATTTACATCTTACTGAGGATGACCTTGTTGTAGAAGAAACACAGTATAAGGCGCAGATGAGTACTGTATTAATGATTGATATCAGTCATAGTATGATATTGTATGGCGAGGATAGAATTACTCCCGCTAAAAAGGTGGCAATGGCATTAGCAGAACTTATTACTACAAGATACCCGAAAGATACCTTAGATATTTTGGTGTTTGGAAATGATGCTTGGCCAATTGCGATTAAAGATTTACCATATTTACAAGTTGGACCTTATCATACGAATACTGTTGCAGGATTACAGTTGGCTATGGATATGTTAAGAAGAAAGCGTAATACAAATAAGCAAATTTTTATGATTACCGATGGGAAACCTAGTTGTTTAAGAATGCCAGATGGACAGTATTATAAAAATAGTAATGGGTTAGATCGGAATATTGTGAATAAGTGTTATATGATGGCACAGCAAGCTAGAAAATTACATATACCTATTACTACGTTTATGATTGCGCAAGATCCTTATTTAATGCAGTTTGTTAGAGAGTTTACCCACGCGAATCAAGGTAAAGCTTTTTATACTGGTTTAAAAGGACTCGGTGAGATGATTTTTGAAGATTACGAAGCGAATAGAAAAAAAAGAATTAAAGGATAA